GCACGCTGCAAGCCATCAGCAACGTATCGCTCAACCTGCTGGGAGGTGGCAACGCCACCCAGGCTTCGACCCACACGCTGCAAGGCGTCACGCTCGACCTGCAAGGGACCGGCAATTACACTCTTGCCTCTGCCACGAACCAGTTCGTCAACATCAGCGGCAGTGTGAACGGCACGATCGACTATCGCGACATCGACAGCCTGAACATCCTGCCCGCGGGCCTTTCGACCCAGGACAGCGACGTTCGCCTGCAAACCGGCGGCGTGCTGACGATCAACGGCTCGATCAATCTCAATTCCGATGCCGACCTGGTGCGGGGCGATTTGGGGCTGATCAGCGACGGCAACGTTACACAGTCTGCTGGTTCGATCACCGCCAGCGGCCTCTGGCTCACGTTCCAGCCGGGGGTGCCGATCGGCACGGCCAACTTCAACCTGGAGCAGTCGCTCAACGACTTTGACACCTTCGCTTCCAACACAGAAGGGACAGTTGCCGTCGTCGATGCCGATGATTTCATTGTTGGCTCGGTCGATGTGCTCGGCCAGATCGTCGCCGGCGTCACCGCCGCGGTGGATGTGCAACTCCAGGCTGGCACCGATATCCATGTTGACGCCGCCGTTAACATCGGAGCCGGCGACCTCACCTTGCAAGCCCAAGGCTTAGTCGATCAACTCGCCTCGATCATGGCCACGGGCCTGCGTCTACTGGGGGCTGCTAACTTCACGCTGAACCTGGCGAACGCCGTTACCACGATCGCGGCTAACGTCACCGGCACGGTCGAGTACACCGACACCGACGCCCTAATCGTTGGCTCGGTGACGGACACCTCTGTCACGCCAAACGAGACGACCATCGGTATCACCAGCACGGCCGACGTGGCCTTGCACAGCGCTGGCTTGACGATCAACAGCGCGGTCGCCACGGGCGTAGCTGACTTCCGCATCGATTCGAGCGCGGCGGTCACCCAGACCGCGGCCATCACCGGCACCGGCCTGCAACTGACCGGAGCCGGTCCGTTCACGCTGACGAATCCCGGCAACAACGTGGCGACGCTGGCCGCCGATACGACCGAGGTCGTCAACTACGTTGATTCCAGCGCCCTGGCGGTCGGCACGGTCATCGTCAATGGCAATAGCGTCACCGGCATCACCACGACTGGCGACGCGGTTACCATCAACACGGTCGGCCTCCTGTCGGTCAACGCCACAATTAGTACCCTGCCGGGCGGGCCTGTCGCCCCAGTCGTGGGCGGAAACGTCGCCCTGAACGCGGCTCTGGTTCCAGGGGCTGGCCTGATCACTCTGAATCCTGGCGTTGCCGGTTCGCTGGTGATCGCCTTCAATCAGACGCTGCCCAGCATCAACTGGAGCGTCACGGAGAACATCATCGTTGATGCCGTCCTCACCACTACCGTGGGTGGCATCTCGCTGACGGCCGACTCTGATCTTAACGGCACTGGCGGTTTGCTAGTCACCGGACTCCTCGGCAGCCTGGACTCGAATACCGACGTGACCCTGAGCGCCGGTGATTTTGTCGCCGACGCCTTTGTACCTGTCCCGTACGCCGCGGCTTACATCGCTGGCGACTTCAGCATCGTGATCGAGAACGATGCCGGCGTTAAGACTGAAATTCTGGCCTCGGGCCTGGTCAGCATCATCGCCAACGCTTCGGTACCGACCTCCGACATCCAAATCGACGGCCAGATTCTGAACGATGGGGCTACCACCACGATCACCAGTCGCGACGACATCGCTCTGGACGCCGCGTCGTCGATCACCAACAGCAACGTAGCCGGCGTCACCAGCCTGACCGCCGGGGCCTCGGCCCTGGTCTCCGGCGATATCAACGGCGATGGTGCGGGGAGCGGACTGATCACTTCGTTCACGGTCGATCTGAATGCCGACAATGGTATCGGCGATGTAACGGTGCCGATCCAGACGGTCGCGACCAACATCAGCGCCGACAACACGGGCACGGGCGCTGTGTATATTGTCAATACGCTGGCGACCGCTTCCGTGGCGACTACGCTGACCACGGATACGGGCGATGTCGCATTCCTGCAGCAAGGTGGTGGGGCGCTGACCGTGCAAACGGCGACGACCGTCACCGACGGTGATATCTTCATCGTTGTGGATAGCGCCGATCTGAATGCGGGCACGGTCGCCATTACCGCGAACGGCACCGGCAATGTCGAGCTCGATACCCTTACCAGCGGCAACATCACCCTTGGCGAGATTACCGCTCTGGGCGACGATGTCACGGCCAACGCCGCCGATGCCATCCTGGACAACACTGCGGCTGGGACCGACGTCAGCTCCGATACGGCCACGTTCGTCGCGAACAACGGCAGCATCGGCGCGGTTGGCGGCGGGAATGAGATCGACACCACGATCACCACGCTGACTTTCGCCCACAGCACGAATGGCTCAATCGCGATCGTCGAGGCGGACGGGCTGACCGTGACGGCGGCTTTCGCCGACGGTACTGGCGTCAACAACGTCGATATTACCAGCACCACGGGCGACATTCTGGTGGGCGCCATCACGGCGGAAGATACGGTCACGCTCCTGGCAACGACCGGCTCGATCCTGGACGAAGTGCTGGCCGGCGATACGGCAGTGGATATCACCGCGACGGCTGCCAATCTGACCGCAGCCAATCAAATCGGCGCCCCCGGTGTCGGCTTTGAACTGGATACGGATATCGACAGCTTGACCGCCACGCAAACCGGCACTGGCGCAACTCCTGGCATCTGGCTAACTGATGAAGATGCTCTGATCGTCACCAGCGCCACCACCAACGACGGCGTGGTCTTCATCGACGCGGCCCGCACTTCCGCTGGCAACCTGACCGCCACCTCGGTGACTGCGGCAGGCGCCAGCCGCAATGTGCGCCTGCGGACCTTGACCGCGACCAGCGACATTCTGCTAGGCTTGGTCACCGCTGCCTTTGACACAGTCGGCATTGATGCCCTGGGTGAGATCATCGACAACAACGGTGCCGGTAATAACGTCGCCGCCTTTAACTTGGTGATGTTCACGACCGATGGCATTGGCAATGGCGGTGTTGGCAACGACATCGACACTACGGTGACCAACCTTGCTGCCGAAGGTGGCAGCAGTACGGATGACAACGACGTGCGAGTCACCAATACGGGCACCTTGACGCTAAATCACCCCTCGATATTCCTCCCTGCATTTCCGCCCGGAATCGGTTTGCTGCCAGCTGGCGTTGCGGTGCGAGGTGACGGCAGTGCCGAGATTGTCGCCCTCAGTCCACATATCGTAGCTGCCAATGTAGTCATGGGCGGCTCGGTGATCCTGACTGCCGCAGACGATGTCGCTGCGGGTGATATTCTGACGGTGAACGGCGGGATTACGGTGCAATCGCTCACGAGCACTGTCACTCTGAATGCTGGAGATGGGGTCACTTTGAATGGTGGGCCAGCCTCGCTCATCGATGGGTTTTCGGGCGTGGCGATCAATGTCGATAACATCGGTGGGCTGGGAGAGGGAGCCGGTTCGGCCAGCACGTTGGCGGGCACGATCCAGACGACTGACGGTAATATCACGATCACCAGTGGTGCGGGTGGCGACACCTTCACCCAGACTGGCAGCCTGGTAGCTGGCATCACGGGCGACATCACGATCAGCTTGGGAGCCGGCGCGGATCAATTCAACGCGGCGACCACGGCGACAGCGGTGCTGACGGCCTCGTTAAATACGATCACGATCAATGGTGGGGATGGCAACGATACGATCCTGCTGGGGGATCAGAACTTCGCAGCCACAATCAGCGCTGCGAACACGATCCTCAACGGTAACGATGGAACGAACAATCCCGATGGCAGCGACACGTTCAAAGTACGGGCCAGTGCGTTCACTCCGTTCACCATCGACGGCGACGATCCGACCGAACCGACTCTGCCCGGCGATACGCTGTTCGTCGATCTGACGGGCGTGTCGGGTCCGGTCAACGAATCGCATGGCGACCCGAACACGACCATCTCGTTTCCCAATCCACCCAATTCGCAGCTTGACATCACCTATCGGGAGATCGAGACTCGGCAGACCACCGGCTTGGGCTCGCCGCTGGTGAACCACATCTTTGACCTACTCAACTACCCGCTAGTCGCCGATGGCGTATTCGACGTCCAACTCACCAGCGATTCGAATTTGAAAGTGACGCTGAACGGGGCGAGCGTCTACAACGGCGACGACGCCACGGTGAACAGCCTGACCTTCGCGGGGAACGCGGGAAACGACGCCGTTCGCATTCACGCTCTGGCGGGCACGGGCGAACTCCCCAGCGAAGGTGGTCTCGTCGACTTCGGTTTGGATGGCGTGAACACGCTACCGGGTGTCACACCCACCGGCATCTCCTCGATGGATGCCACGCGCAAGGCGGTCAGCGGAGCCTTCGCCGCCAACGCCCGCACGCCGGTCAGTCTCAGCAACAATCGGGCGGGCGTGTACTTCGATGGCCGCGGCGGCACGAACTCGATCGTGCTGGATGTGACCACTGCCCGCGACGTGGCCTACCTGTCTGACAGCCAGGCCGGTTTCGGCGCGAACCAGGGAGACCTGAGCGTGCAGGCAGCGGGCGGTACGCTGCGGGGCTTCGCGGCCTCGTTCGCCAACGTCAATAGCGTGCATCTGCGCGAGCAGACGGCCGTCGGCAGCAAGCTGCTGATCGATGCCAGCAGCACGTCGGCCACGACGACAATCAGCGTGGTCGACATCCTCGATCCGGTGACGACGTCGCAGTACGACGCGCTCAATCCGGTCAACAACTCGCTGGTCGTTAACCCGAACGTCACCTTCACTGGCGCTTCGCAACTGGTCGGCAACGGTGGCGTGGCCGCGACTCGCTTCGCGAACTTCGCCGACGTGACGATCCGCAGTGGTGGCTACACCGGCGCGTCCGTGGGCGAAACGCTGGACCTCATCAGCCTCGACCCCCTGGGCCTGACCACGCTGGCTCTCGACGCCGGTAGCGCGCTGGGGACTGGTGCGGGGCCGGGTGCCGACAGCGGGGCCGCCGATACCATCCAACTGCGAAGCCTCCCCAGCGGCGTCACGGCCACGCTGACGGGCGGCCTGGGGAGCGACACCTTCCGCCTGCACGGCGAAACGACGATCGTCGTCGATAATGATCCTCCCACCGACTACACCAACGTCCCCGGCAGCGATGGCCTGGACGCCAACGACACGGTCGACAACATCGCCGGCCCGGTGGTGGTCGACGGGGAAGACGCCAACCTAGCGAACAATAACGATCAGTTGTTCATCATCGACAGTGGTGACACGACCGCTGACCCGAACGTGCTGATTGCTGCAGCCGGCGGGATGAATGCGGACTATGCGGTGACGGGAATCAACGCCAGCGGGGTGACGTTCCGCAACATCGACAGCTTCGATTACACGGGCACGCAAGGGGGCGACACGATCGACGGCCGGTTCACCCCGACCAATGTGCCGCACGACCTGAACACGGTGGCCCTGCGTGGTTTCGACGGCGACGATCAGTTCCTCCTCTTCACGTCGAACCAATGGGGCGGGGTCACCCCGGTGACGGAGCTACCGTTCACCCGCGTGGCCAGCGGCGTGGGGACGATCAGTCTGTACGGCAACGATGGTGAAGATATCTTCGGCGAAACTCCGGCCCCGGTCATCGGGAACACGGGAGCCATGCACGTGGGCCTAGCCGTCCCCGCCACGACGCGGCTGATTCGTCCGACCACGGCCGCGACTGCGGGGGGAAGCACCATCTTCATCGACGGTGGCGATCCGGTGCCGGCGCTCAATCAGGCCGGCGATACGGTGGGCGATGTGCTGAACCTGGATGTCACGGACGTGCCGAAGAACACGGCGATGATCGTGGGAGCCGGTTCGTCGGGGAACGTCCTCAGCGCCAACACGGCTCCCTTCAGTTGGGTCAGCATCGAAGACCTCAACCTGGTCGACAACGGCAAGTTGACGGGCGTGCAGATCGGCGACGTGTTCGGCCGCGGGACCACGGGGAACGACCTGATGCAGATCTCGGCCAATGCCACGGCCGCGCTTCCGCATCAGGTGCGGGTGCGCATCGGCGGCGCGATCATGAACTACAACGTGCCGGGCAAGGCCGTGCTGTACGGCGGCAACGGAGTCGACACGATGTCGCAGACCACGGCCAAGATCCCGGCCGTGTTCTATGGCGAAGCGGGCAACGATTCGCTGGCGGGGGGCTCGAACAACGACTGGCTGGTGGGTGGCGACGGGAACGATCAGATCACAGGTGGCGAAGGCCAGAACGTGATCTGGGGGGATAACGCGCCGACGAATCCGGGCGACCCGACTCCGCAGGACTTCCAAGGCCCGAACGACGGTAACGACTCGATCAGTTCGGGCAACGGAGCCGACGTGATCTATGCCGGTGGTGGCCACGACGTGGTGAACTCCGGTGGGGGCAACGACTACATCCATGCCGGGGCTGGTAACGACAGCGTCGATGCCGGGGCCGGAGACGACCGGGTGTATGGCTACAGCGGCAACGATACGCTGCAAGGCAACAGCGGCAACGACCTGCTGTCGGGCGGCGACGGTAACGATTGGCTGCTGGGTCACTCGGGGAACAACGTGCTAATCGGTGGCACGGGGAGCGACACGCTCTCGGGTGGGGACGGCAACGACCTGCTGATCACCGGTGGGCTGGGTGGTGAAGAGAACAGCACCTGGACTTCGGCTCCCAACACGATGACCTATGCGGCGAACACCTACAGCGACCCAATGGATAACGACGCAGCCCTGCTCGCACTCCTGACGGCCTGGCAGGGGAACTCCAACGCCGCTGCACCACCGCCCGAAGTGCTTGCCCTGCTCCCCATCATCGCGCCCGACGGCTCGGACGACGACGCCTGGGGCGGCAACGGCAGCGACCTCTTCAGCTGGGACGCCGCCGACATGGCCGACGAATCCCTCACCGCCCCCGGCCCCAACGACTTCAACAACCCCGCCACAGGACCTGACGTCCGACTGATCTAATTCCTAGAGCAGCCAACGTCGATAATCGGTGACCTAACAATTCGAGCCCAGGAAGTAGTTACTTCCTGGGCTCGAATGATTTTCAGTCAACGAAAGTGCGGCTCGATTTGAGCTACTGCTGGCGTCCAGCAAAAAAAGAGCTACGGCTCCGGTCATCGAGACGATGGGGCAGTACCACCTCGATAGAGAGAGCCGCAGCTCCGTAGCTGGGTTTTGAATTGATTTCTTGCGTTCGGCAAATCAGGCATCACAAAATGCGGTATGGCTAATATCGGCCACAGAAATGGACTTTGTGCACTAAAGTCTGCGACTCGGACAACAGGATGTCACACCCCAGGTTAAGGAAGACGCTAAACCGGGTCTTAACTCTGAGAGTGCTAGCTACCCGGCCGATTCAGCGACAAAGAAGTGCGGCGCTAACGGGGCTATATAGTTCAAGTTCCCGAGATTCGTTGTTTTCGCTATATTCGGGCAATACGGAACGAATACTCTGTAGTCTCCCCGAAAACCCCTCCACCGCAGGCTGGTTGCAGTAATGGCCAAGAAGCCGACCTCTGAGATGCCAAGTACAAGTTCTTCAAAAGATGTCACCGCGCGGGCGGGCACCACCAGCGATAAAGCGAAGCATCATGATGGAGGCTGGCGGGAGACCATTGAGTCCCTGGCGATGGCGGTCATTCTGGCGCTACTCTTTAAGGGCTATGTGGCGGAAGCTTTCGTCATTCCCACGGGGTCGATGGCACCTACGTTGCAGGGGCGCCACAAAGATGTTAGCTGCCCCGAGTGCGGCTATCAGTTTCAAACAACGGCGAGTGACGAAGTTGATCGAGCAGGGTTCTTAACCGGCAACCACGTTATTTCGGGCACCTGCCCGGTTTGTCGATTCACGCATACTTACGACCCACGGACAAATGCTAACGAAGGATCGTTTAGTGGCGATCGAATTATCGTCAGCAAGTTCGCCTATGAAATCGCCGAGCCGAAGCGTTGGGACGTGATTGTCTTCAAGTTTCCAGAGGACGCGGCACAAAACTACATTAAGCGGTTAGTCGGATTGCCGGGGGAGCAATTGCTCATATCGGGCGGGAATATATTTACTCGTCCAGCAGCCTCGGCCAGCGCAACTCCAACGATTGCCCGCAAGCCGCCGCACAAATTGACGGCGATGCTGCAGATCGTCGATGATTCCAGCCACATCCCAGAGTCGCTGCAAAAGATTGGGTGGCCGCCACGCTGGCGAGAATGGTCAGAGAACGGCACTGGCACTGATAATTGGAGTAGCGACGACGGGGGCAGGAGTTTCACGTGCAAGCCGGCGACCGAGACATCGTGGCTACGATACCGACACTTGACCCCAACCTACGCCGATTGGCAATCGATCACGGTTTCCAATCGACTTCCTCCCGATGTTGCCCTGCGGAGAGGTCAACTCATTACCGATTTATACGCGTACAACACGTCGGTTTACATTGATGCCGGCGCGAGTGGGTGGGCTCCCGACCCGGGCTACTATCGGACACCACTAAACTCTCATGTCGATTACGACAGAGTGCCGGATCGGCTTAAATCGACCGATGGCCGAGAATTGCTGTACGATCCAAGTCTTGTCGGGCCCGGAATACCCTGCAGCGAAGAGTTCCTCGGCAACCACTGGGTCGATGATCTTGCACTGGAATGCCTGGCCGATATCAAAGATTCGCAAGGCAGCATTTCGCTCGATTTGGTGCGAGCAGGCGTGCATCAACGGTGCACGATTAACGTGCAGGACGGCAAGGCAACCCTGAGCCGGATGAATGCCGTGGGCAAAGCCCTGCCATTTGTCGATTCAGAGAAGAAAGAAATCTCGAACCCAACCGCCATGACGGCAGTGAAAGGTGCTGGTATTTATCGCCTGCGCCTGACGAACTGCGACCACGAAGTCATGCTGTTCGTCAACGGCAAGCCAGTGAAGTTCGATCAGCCCACAACCTACGAATCGAATAAAGTCGTAGCGCCACAGTGGACGTCGCAAGACCCGCTCGATCTCGAGCCGGCAGCTGTCGGCACCAGTTGTTTGACGGCCAAAGTGTCACAGTTGCGAATATTTCGCGACAAGTACTACATCGCCATCAACTATCAGTCGAACAGCACGGCCGATTACACCACATTGCCACCACCACCACCCGGCGAACCTTTCTCCCTGCAACGGATTTTTGCCACGCCCGAAGAATGGCAAAGCAGCGGGTTGTTCGACCCGGCAAATCGTCGGCTGGCTGAGTTTACCCTGGAAGACGACGAGTTTTTTCCGATGGGTGACAATAGTCCCAGTAGTTCGGACGGCCGGTATTGGCATCCGGAGGATTATTTGACACGAGACTTGTTGATCGGCAAAGCGCTGGTCATCTATTGGCCGCATAGCTGGAATCGCCCAATGTTTTGGCCCAATTTCAAGCGAATGGGGCCGATTCGATAGCTGGTGGAGCCTCGCCTCGCGCCAATTGTTCAATAGTCGCGTTATGGAGAACGCCCGATGCCGATTTTGGAATCTCATGGATTGGTCAAGGCTTATGGTCGGCGTCGCGTCGTCGATGGCGTGAGTTTTGAGGTCGATGCCGCTGAGGTTGTTGGTCTGCTGGGACCAAATGGTGCCGGTAAGACAACCAGCTTTCGCATGACATGCGGCATGGTTGATCCCGATGCCGGGCAGGTCATTCTCAATGGCATCGATGTCACCCGCTGGCCCATGTATCGGCGGGCCAAAGATGGCGGCATGGGCTATCTCGCGCAAGAGTCCAGCGTCTTTCGCAAACTCAGCGTCGAACAGAACCTCTTAGCCGTCATGGAACTGCTGGGGATGGACCGCCGAGCGCGCAAGCTCCGCTGCGATGAACTGCTCGAACAATTCAAGATTACGCACATTCGCAAGAGCAATGCAGCCAGGCTTTCAGGCGGTGAACGGCGGCGATTGGAAATCGCCCGCTGCTTGATCAGCGAACCCGAAATCATCCTGCTCGATGAGCCATTTACCGGCATCGACCCCGTCACGATCCAAAGTATTCAGGGAGTGATTCGCGAACTCAAAGGTCGCGGCATTTCGATCCTCATCACCGACCACCAGGTGCGCGAGACATTACAAATCACGGATCGAAGTTACGTCGTCCATCAAGGGCGAGTTCTCTGCCATGGCACACCCGCACAGGTGCTCGCTAATCCCGAAGCTCGACAACGGTACTTTGGTGACGCGATGGACTTCGGCACGCCGGGACCACCTCG
Above is a window of Anatilimnocola aggregata DNA encoding:
- the lepB gene encoding signal peptidase I — protein: MPSTSSSKDVTARAGTTSDKAKHHDGGWRETIESLAMAVILALLFKGYVAEAFVIPTGSMAPTLQGRHKDVSCPECGYQFQTTASDEVDRAGFLTGNHVISGTCPVCRFTHTYDPRTNANEGSFSGDRIIVSKFAYEIAEPKRWDVIVFKFPEDAAQNYIKRLVGLPGEQLLISGGNIFTRPAASASATPTIARKPPHKLTAMLQIVDDSSHIPESLQKIGWPPRWREWSENGTGTDNWSSDDGGRSFTCKPATETSWLRYRHLTPTYADWQSITVSNRLPPDVALRRGQLITDLYAYNTSVYIDAGASGWAPDPGYYRTPLNSHVDYDRVPDRLKSTDGRELLYDPSLVGPGIPCSEEFLGNHWVDDLALECLADIKDSQGSISLDLVRAGVHQRCTINVQDGKATLSRMNAVGKALPFVDSEKKEISNPTAMTAVKGAGIYRLRLTNCDHEVMLFVNGKPVKFDQPTTYESNKVVAPQWTSQDPLDLEPAAVGTSCLTAKVSQLRIFRDKYYIAINYQSNSTADYTTLPPPPPGEPFSLQRIFATPEEWQSSGLFDPANRRLAEFTLEDDEFFPMGDNSPSSSDGRYWHPEDYLTRDLLIGKALVIYWPHSWNRPMFWPNFKRMGPIR
- the lptB gene encoding LPS export ABC transporter ATP-binding protein, producing the protein MPILESHGLVKAYGRRRVVDGVSFEVDAAEVVGLLGPNGAGKTTSFRMTCGMVDPDAGQVILNGIDVTRWPMYRRAKDGGMGYLAQESSVFRKLSVEQNLLAVMELLGMDRRARKLRCDELLEQFKITHIRKSNAARLSGGERRRLEIARCLISEPEIILLDEPFTGIDPVTIQSIQGVIRELKGRGISILITDHQVRETLQITDRSYVVHQGRVLCHGTPAQVLANPEARQRYFGDAMDFGTPGPPRPHIGEESLRRRTVRHDLHNDDTLDEDAA